In the genome of Pseudanabaena mucicola str. Chao 1806, the window GTGCAGGATCGATTGGTGTCCCAGGAGGGATATTTGGACCAATCAAAGCTGATTTATTAGTAAAATCATTATTGTTATCAGTTGGACCTACAGCAGCAGGAGTTCCATTTGGTCCATTTAAAATAGAAAGTGCATTAGGTACAGAAATTGTAAATGGATTGAAATTACCAATTGCGCTATTAGTACCAGTATTATTATTCTGATTATCAAGATTAGTTGCTGGAGTGGCAGTATAACCCGAATCTTGGGTTGTTGGGAAAGTGCCGCCAGCAAAGTTGTCTGGGTTTTGATCTCCTGAGTTATCGTAGACCTTGTTGGTGGCTGGATCGTTATTACCAGAAGTTGTACCTGCTACCTGAGCAATGTTGTAAATAGTTGTGGGTGTGGTTGCTGGTAGTGGAATTGGGGAAGTTATAACTTGAATATTAAATCCTGTAACAGTTGCTCCAGGTGCAACTGAAGTAAACACGTTAGGATCATTAATAAAACCAACCCTTCTGACCGAACCTAGTGCTGGTGCGGTAGTTGTCCAAGCAGCAGCATTGGCAGTGACTGTAATAGGATCATCAGTGCTATAGACGACTACCCATCCCGGAGGAGGAGTTGGCGCGGCATTAAGTACAGTATTTAGAGGAATCGCATCAGAAACTAAGATCCGAGTCGTGTTTGGAGTGCCATTAACAGTAATAGGTATACCAGCTAGAGCCGCAGGAGTAATGGCTGGAACTGAACCAGTTAAATCAGTATTCTCAACCCGTAAACTCAAACCATAGGTGATTACGTCGTCATTCAGAACAGATAGATTACCTGCATTATAGGCAGTTCTAGTTTTGAGAATAGTTGCTAAAGCCTTAGTTGCCGCAGTATTACCTACTGCAGTTTGCTGAGTCGCACTCGCTTCTCTAACCCCATTAGTTGGTGGTCCCGATGTATTTCCATTGTCTACGGTGTAAACGTCACCACCATCAGCAATTCTTGGTTGGTTCTGAGCATTACCGGGGGTTTGACCTAGTCTAACAGCGATGACATCTCCTGGTAGTGCGATAGTTTGCACGGTAATCGGCACACGCACTTGCACAGTGCCATTTACAGGGATAGCGGCTGTTGTTATACCACCAGGAGGAATATTCGTCCAAGTCACCCCGCCATCAGTGCTGTATTGTAATGTCCCATTAGGTGGAATATTACCATTTTTGTCTGTGGGTAGTACGCCATTAACTGTTGCTGGACCTGTTGTTGTGGCTAGGTTAGGGATCTGGAATTTAGTTGGAGCATTACCGACGTTGGTTACGGTGTAGGTGTAAATCAGTAAATCATTAACCGCAACAGATCCTCCATTGCTGTCAGTAATTCCAGAGGCTGTTACCGTGATACCTGCAATTTCTGCAACTGTAACCGTAACTTCATTAGATGTTGTATTAATCTGATTCCCAGGATTATTAGGATCTTCATAAGTACCTGTAGCCCTGTTCAGAATTTGGGTTCCTGCGGGAGTTTGCGGAACAGGTTGCGCTGATACGATTAGGGGAGCAAGCTGCCAAGTGGCAACAAAAGATGCTGTCGCGAGAAGAAAATAACGGATCATAGGAATGCTAGTCGCTCTTCTTGGATAGCTTGTTTTTAGCCAATGGATATTTTTTTGCAAGTGACACGTCTCCTATTTTGCTGATTTTTATATAAAGTATTTATCGATAATTGATTAGCTAGGACTTACGCAAACCGAACGAATTTATTAGGCTTGAGGTAGATGTGGTGCGGGCTTCGCCCGCACCACATCTACCCAATGCGTAAGTCCTATTAGCATTCAAAATTAAAATACTCTAACTTGTAGTGGATTTGGGGGATTTAGATACTCTTAACTCCTTAATTACAGCCTATTGATGCTTTGAGTAGTACAGAAATATTTTTGAGTAATCGCAAAGCGCCACTCTCAAAGATATTTCTGGGTTTTGAGTAAGAGCAAAGCACTGTGATAATACAAATAAATAGTATTGCTTACTTCACTGTGCAGAGAATTAAGGCACTACAAGATTTTTCCCCGACTTCGGCAGGGGATCTTTCTTTGTACTTCACTTGTTTGCAAAGCAATATATCATTTTTCTTTTCAAAAAAAATATATTGCCGAATTAACGATTTTCTGAAAGCGTGTTTGAAAAGTTTTACTCTAGCCGCCCAATTCTGGCAGGGTGGTTTCATTACATCAGTTATAGCGGTTTTCAAATGAGTACACACTCATTTGAAAACAAAAAATCAGTCCCATTAAGAGTTTTGAGTTTTCATTTTGCCGTAGGCAAAATGAAAACCGCTATAGTAATCGTTACGAATCTTAGTCACTTTTTACTAGGTAGATCGCAGTGAGTAGAATTAATCATAATTTTGCTCACTAACCTTAATTTAGTAAGTAGCTAGACATAAGTAAACTAGAAACCGAGAGTTTTGTTCCGCCCGCGTAGCGGGCGGAACAAAACTCTCGGTTTGGGTTTTAATTAAGTTGAGCTACTTATTTGGTTTATCATGAAGACAACTAATTTGAATATCGGATTGAAATCTGGCTTCAATTTTAAGATTCCAGTTAAAGCATTTGTCTTTACATTTCTAGCGATCGCTACTTTTAGCGTAGTAGTATTTCAAACACCGCAAAGCCTCTATTCCCAAACCATTCCTGATGACTTAATCAATAGGTACAATCTTGCTGTTGCCGATGCCAAGATTGCAGAACTAAATGAAGTTTCCCAAAACTTAGTGGCAATTACAAAAGATAATCCATTCTTGATTTGGCAAAACAAAACCGTACCCAAGGACAAAATATTGGTCGTGACTTGGACAAGTTTTACGGGTTATGACAATCAGGTTGGTCAATCCACTACGTCAACTCGCCAAACATGGGTAACAGTAGCTCCTGAATTACAGAATTTTTGCAAGGAGAAATTAAAAGATGTCCCTAATCAAAGCGATCGCGTTCTGCGGCTAGAGCAACTCCTAGGACTACCTCCCAACAATGGCAAAACCCGTTTTGTTGAATTTTGGGTCAGTCCTGACAATCTATTTCGCCCCAGCGCTGATGACGAAATTACAGATCGCACTGCCTTTGGTGAATTTACCCAGATACCCGCATCCCCTGACGCAAATATCAAACTCTCACATCTTCAGTGGTTTGAAAATTTAAGATCTCAGTCCTATAAAACTACAGGGGGCTATCCTTGGACAAGAATGGGCTATACCTATGATTGGGGAAATCCTAATAGTGAAGTGGGTCTGAGCGAATTTGTGATTAACACAGGTACAGCGTTCGAGGTTAAATCCGTACAGACTACTGATAAATATTGCATATCCTAAGAATCAAAACCCAAACCATAGTTTTGTTCCGACCGCGTAGCGGGCGGAACAAAACTATGGTTTATTAGTTTACTTATGTCTAGCTACTTAATTAAGAAGTTTATGCGTTAACTTCTAGGGGTTTCACCTGAGCTAACAAATTTGAGAGAAACTCACCTTCAATCACTTCTGTTTCTAAAAGCTTCTCAGAGATCGACTCTAGTAAATCACGATTAGTGTTGAGAATTGCTAGTGCTTTTGCATGAGCATTCTCGACGATGGTTTTGATTTCCTTGTCGATCGCTTCCGATGTGGCAGGGCTGACATTGCGAGCCATTTCCATACCACCGAGGAATTGATTTTGCTGCTTTTGGTAAGCTAGAGGTCCTAAAACTTCGCTCATGCCATAGCTAGTGACCATTTTATCAGCGAGTTCCGTAGCCCGTTGCAGATCGTTAGATGCGCCAGTGGTGATGCTACCAAAGATGATTTCTTCAGCAGAGCGCCCACCGAGGAGGGTGGCAATTTGTGCTTCGATTTCTTCTTTGCTCATCAAGAAGCGATCTTCCGTTGGTAATTGCAAGGTGTAACCGAGGGCTGCCATGCCGCGAGGGACAATCGAAATCTTCTCAACTCTACCACTTCCAGGGTTCAAGGCTCCCACAAGGGCATGACCAACTTCGTGATAGGCAACGATCCGTTTCTCATTCTCATTGAGAACGCGACTCTTCTTTTCGAGCCCAGCGACGACACGTTCCACAGCTTCGGCGAAGTCTTCTAATAAGACTGTTTCTCGTCCAGCACGGGCCGCTAGTAGCGCCGCTTCGTTTACTAGGTTAGCGAGGTCTGCACCTGCAAATCCTGAAGTACGGGTCGCGATCGTTTCCAGATCAATACTGCTATCAAGGGTGACTTTTGCAGCATGAATTTTGAGGATTTCTAAGCGTCCACTCTTGTCGGGGCGATCGACCAAGACTTGACGATCAAAACGTCCAGGACGGAGTAGCGCTTGGTCAAGGGTTTCGGGGCGGTTAGTTGCGGCAAGAACGATTACTGTCGTTCCATCTACGCCAAAACCATCCATTTCCGTAAGCAGTTGGTTGAGCGTTTGTTCGCGTTCATCATTACCGCCATACATGCCACCGCTAGAGCGAGCCTTACCGATCGCATCTAGTTCATCGATAAAGATGATACAAGGGGATTGTTTTTTCGCTTGTTCAAATAGGTCACGGACACGGGAGGAACCTACACCGACAAAGAGTTCGACAAATTCTGAACCAGAGATACTGAAGAAGGGAACACCTGCTTCGCCTGCCACTGCTTTAGCAAGGAGGGTTTTACCAGTTCCAGGAGGACCAACCAGCAGGACACCTTTGGGAATCTTTGCACCAATTTTAGTGTATTTCTCAGGAGTCTTCAGAAACTGGACAATTTCTTGTAGTTCTTGCTTAGCTTCATCGACACCAGCCACATCGGCAAAAAGAGTCTTGGTGGATTCACCTTCGACATAGACCTTTGCCTTGCTCTTGCCAATTTGCAAACCTCCAGGAGCACCGCCACCACCGTTACGACTAAACAGTTGGAAGATACCGACAAAGATGAGCGGAGGAATCACCCAACTTAGTAATGTACCGAAGAAATTATCTTTCTTGACAGGAGCTGCCGCAAATTCTACGCCATTCTTTTCAAGGCGTTCGGGTAAATTCAAGTCAAAAATAGGGGTTGTAGAAATGACATCCCCAGGAATGTCAGGGCTAACCCCTCTGAGTTGATAGGTGATTTGGTCTTGTCCAATATAGACTCTTGCCACATTACCTTCTTCGACCTCATGGACGAATAGGCTATAGGGAACACGAGGCAAAGCAGGTGCAAATAAATTTGGGAGAAAAATGTTTATTATGAGCAATGCTGAGCCGATCAATAATAGGACATTGCCAATCAGACGAGCACGCGATCGCTTGGGATCTTCTTTTTTAACAGCCATTTTTTTATACTTTAAGATTTGTTGCTAAAGCCATTATAGAAATGTTATTTTACTAATGCTAGGCTGCAAACGTAGGGATAGCCGTCTGTATCGCTAGGAAGACAAGCTAAAAATTACCACTAACAGCAAAATATATCCCTGAGTCTTGAAGGTTAGTATAAGGATTTCCCGCATTAATCAAAGGGATTCCATAATCTAGGCGAAAAGTGAAATTACGAGATGGTTGGTAAATTGCACCCAATCCAATACCCAAAAGAGACTGGTTGCCAAAGTTATTATTCCGAGCATTCCAGATTGCTCCTGCTTCCATAAAAGGTAAAACCTTGACAATCGGAATACCCTCAAGATCACGCACAGCTGGTATCTGAATCTCTAACGAACTTTGAATGCCATTATCACCAACTAATTGACTCTGACGATACCCACGAACAGACTGAGGTCCACCAATACTAAAGCGATTAGAAGAAAGGAGAGAATCGCCAGCTAACTGAAGATTAAAACGAAAGGTAGCAAGAGTATCCTTATCTTCACCCAATCTTTGTACTCTTAAAAGTTGACCTACCCAATAAAAAAACCTTCCATCTGGGGAGTTGTCATTGCGGATAGTAGCTCCCAACATGCCTAACCCAAAATTGAAAGAGGAGCGTAAAGCCCAAGCCCCAGAATTATCGCGCCTGATATATTCTTGGTTAAGATTCAGAACACGAGTTTGAGAATTTCCATCATCAAAGAGTAAATTCTGAAAATTAAAAGACTCGCCATCTAGAAAAGAAGAACTATTCCCAAAGCTAAAACCAACTCCAAGAGTAAACTCTTCAGTTAAAGAACGTACTATTGGCTGACGATATGCTAATTCAAATGTCTGGGTATTAGTAGAAATATTGAGCGTATTGAAGGGTGGCTCTGTAACAGGACTTTGCCCCGTGGAAAAGTTAAATCCTAGTGTTCCACCCATAGGATTAATGGGATAGAAGTATCCTAAACTATAGTTGTCCGAACTGCCTGATCGCGTGTAGCTAAGATAAATAGAGTCACCATTACCAGTCAGGTTTGCCTCTTGAACTGTAGCTCCAACACGAAAGATTCCTGACGATGTGTTTCCATAATTGTCAATGAATGTATTTACAGAGAAGGTTTTCGCCTCGCTCAAAGTAACGTTTACAATATTTTGATCTGGAGTGCTGCCTGAGATGAGATTGGCTTTGATATCAGCAACTAAGGGATCGGCACGCAATAGCTGAAGTTTTTCTTCTATATTTGTAAAGTTGAGAGGATGCGTTGCACCTAGAGCAATGCGATCGCGTATATAGTTATCATTTAACCTACCATCTACTTTCCCTGCTCGTCCAATATCTATACGTTCGATTTTACCTTCCAAAACTTGGATTTTAACAACTCCATCTTTAATATCTTGGGGCGGAAGAAAAGCTCTTGAAGTAATAAAATTATTTTCTTGATATATTTTGGTGATTTTATCTGCAATCTCGCTGATTTGAGAGATTGTGGCGGATTTACCGATTAAAGGAGATGTAAGTTGATCAATTTGGTTCGGAGTGAGAATAGTACTGCCAACAATATCAATACGCTTGATCGAAATTGGAACTTCAACAGGTGCAGCATTTTGAGTATTATCTGTAGGAGGCTTAGTTTGTGCGATCGCCTGATTTTGAGGAGTTGTAGCAATTAGAGAATTGAATTCGGCACATGCAGGAGCATCAAATTTCAATACCAATAGCTGACAGACAGATAGACTAGCCAATAGGCAAAAGCAGTTTTTGGGGAGAAATAGATGGATACAACTCACAACTTTACCTCATACCTTTGTTAGGTTGACTCTAAGCTAATCACAATCTACGCAATTTATCTAGCGTTAAATTTACGAATAGGACTTACGCATTGGGTAGATATGTTGCGGGCTTCGCCCGCAACATATCTACCTCAAGCCTAATAAATTCATTCGGTTTGCGTAAGTCCTACATCAATTAAATTATATTGCAATATATAGGACTTTTAAAACAAGATAATTACGGAGAAAGCTATATAGCGTTTACCAGTTGGTGAAATACAGGTTTGTTTACCTGCCAAAGGCAGGGAAACAAATTATGTTATAGTTTCGTTACTTGAGAGCATATTTGATAAGTATTTAGGGTAGCCATGCAATGTAATTGTGTTGCGGGCGCGAAGCGCCCGCAACACAATTACTAAAAAATCACTTTGCAGCACTACCGTATTTAGCAAAGGCAAAGGCTCAAAAAAGCTGCTTCACATTCCTCTCAAACGCTCCGCTTAACTTCTCAAACCCTCTCTAAAGTCATGAGTAATCGCGTTCTATTGAGCCTTGCAATAATGATATCCTATGGATATAGCCTACAACCAGTATCCGCACAGATCCAGATCGATGGGAGCACCGCAACACAAGTCAATGGCAATACCATCTCTCCAACTGGCTCAGGCACTGTAAGCAATGGCAATCTCTTTCATAGCTTTAATCAATTCAACGTAACACAAACAGGGGTTATTTTTAATACGGGGAACTCCAACGTTAATGGAGCAAATATTAACAACATAATCAACCGAGTTACAGGAGATACACCCTCTAGTATTTTAGGCACAATACAAAGTCGCCAATCCTTCCCTAACGCAAATGTATATCTAATTAATCCAAATGGGATTGTGTTTGGGCAGAATGCTAAGTTAGATATTGGCGGTTCATTTCATGCAAATACAGGAACAGGGCTAACCTTTAGCAATAATCAAACCCTTAGTGTTGATAAAAATTCCACAGTATTTCCTAGTGGAGATCCTCAGAAGATTCTATTTACAATCAATCAACCCGCAGGAATTATTAATCAAGGTAACTTACAAGTTGATGCTGGAAAAAGTATTACTTTTACTGGTGGAACAATAGTTCAGACAGGTAGTTTGACAGCACCTAATGGCAATGTTGCTATAACATCAGTTTTAGGAAATAGACAAGTAGAACTAAGATCGCCTGATGCTGTTTTAGGATTAACGGTTGAATCAAGTGGATTATCACCTGATTGGAATGGAAAAATTACTGACCTGCCTAATCTAGCGGCTCTTTTGACAAGTAAAGTTCCTACCGCAAATCAAGTGGTGATCAAACCCGATGGCTCGTTAGTTTTGGTTGAGGCGGTCACAAGTCCTGATATTCTAGTGTCCAATGGTACATCGGTGGTATCGGGGAAAATCGATGTTTCTTCGCCGCTATTTCAAGGTGGCAATGTAGGGATTTTTGGGAATCAAGTTTCACTAGTCAACGCGAAGATAGATGCTTCTGGGCTGACGGGTGGTGGAACGGTTTTAGTTGGAGGGAATTTGCAAGGTAAAGGAATTCAGCCAAATGCTGTACGCACATTTGTTGATTCTTCTTCGATGATTAATGTTAGTGCGATTCTCAATGGTAATGGCGGCAAAGCGATTATTTGGGCGGATCGCTCCACAGAATTTCTTGGCACTATCGTCGCAAATGCAGGAGATACTTCTGGAAATGGTGGTTTTGTGGAAGTATCAGGGAAAGAAAGTCTTAACTATCGTGGATCGGTTAGTACACTTGCTCCCAACGGCAAAATTGGCAGTCTTCTCCTCGATCCGACAAATATTAATATTGTGCTTATTCCTCTTCTTCCTGAAGATATTAATGTGACATTGATTAACAATGCGCTCTCTAATGTGATTTTACAAGCAACAAATGATATTAATTTTCAAACATCTGTTAATGTGTCTGCTGTTGGCGTGGGGTTGACTGCTCAGGCAGGACGAGATATCAACTTCAATGACTCAATTAGTACAAATGGAGGAGCATTGAATTTTTCAGCAGGTAGAAATATTATTGGAGCTAATTTGACAGGAAATATTTCTACATCTAGTAGTATTGTTAATGCTGGTAATGTCACTCTCGCTGCTGATGGCAATATTATTGTTAATAGTATTCAAGCTACTTCCACTGTTGGAGATGGAGGTAATGTCACTCTTGCTGCTGGTGGCAAAATTCAAACCACAGGAGCGTCGCTTTTTGCTGGTATCTCATACAGTATCGTTACGAATTCTTCAACTGTAGGAAATGCAGGAAATATTTCGCTCACGAGTACTAACGGAGAAATTGATGTCAGTTCGGATAGAGTCCAAGCTGTAGCGTTTAATGGGAACTCTGGAAATATTACATTTAATGCCTTTGGCGATATTACTACTGGCTCTGGGATATTTCCATTTGCAGCAGTAGCTTCTTTTATAGCATTTGGTGGATCTGGAAATGCTGGTTTCATTTCTTTTACTAGTACAGCAGGCTCGATTGATACTTCTCAGGGATATGTAGATGCTTCTGGAAACAACATCACATTTCGAGCAGCACAAAATATTAGGACTCAGCAGCTAAATGCGATTGGTACTAATGTGGGAGGTACAATTTCTCTCATCAGTACTGGGGGCTCCATTGATACTAGTATCGGTAGTGGGGTACTGCGTGTCGATGCTACTAACGGAAGTGCAGGTAATATCCTCATACAGGCGGCAGGCGATATTAAAACGAGATTAGTAAATGCTCAACCTGTAACGGGACTCGGTGGAAAAGTCGAAATGATTTCAGGCAGCTCAATTGATACAACCCTAGGCGCTATTACAGTGAATGGTTCTAATGGAGATGCGGGGAGCATTTTTCTCCAAAGTTTTGGCAATATTTCGACTGGGCAGTTGACGGCTGGTGTATTAACAGGAACAGGAAATGCGGGACAAATTACGTTAATCAGTAGCAATGGTGCAATTAATACTTCTACTTCTACTGTGCGAGCGAGAACTCTATCGGGGGTAAACGGATTAGGCGGTAAAATTAGCTTTCAATCAGATGGCAATATTACTACTGGCGAAATCTTAGCTACGGGTAGTTTAGGTGGAGGTACTGTGAAATTAACTAGCCAAAATGGAGCGATTAATACCATTCCTGGAGTCAATATTGATACGAGTTCCACTGTAGGTAACGGTGGCGACATTATTTTCTCTGCATATAGCAGTATCACTACAAATGCACTGATCGCTAAGAGTGATTTCGGCAATGGTGGGCGTATTGACCTCGATCCCATTGGCGATATTGTCTTTACTTATGCTGATACTTCTGGAGCTATTCAGGGTGGTAATTTTCGCGCATTTTCTTCAGGCGGGAATATTCGGGCGACCAGTACGAATCCTCTGCTAGGCTCTTGCTTTGGTTCCAGTATTTGCACAGCAGGAGGAACTGGAGGCTTAGTGTTTATTCGTCATGGAGGACTTAACCCGTTTATTATTGGAGATCCTTCAAAGAATGGAACCCTTGGTACTGTTACAACAGGAACTTCTACTCTGGAGTTAGGTAAAGTTATTCCTGTTGGTACGAGTATTTTTGCTCAAGGCAATATAGCCATTGCTCCATCGGGTAATGCTGTACTTGAACCACCATCAAGCGATAATGATAAAGTATGGAAACTTTCTGATGTGGACGAACAAAAACTGCTCGGAATTCGCAATGTCTTAAAAGAACAAGTTGATTTAGCATTTCAGAAACAGGATTTAGCCAAGGCTTTCGATCTTATTGAAAGAGCCTATGTATCAGAACTAGAGATCTTTTTGGGTAACTCTCTTAAAGTTAAACCAATTGATATCGCGAATGCTCAAGATATACTTGGTGATATTGCCAAACGGACTGGGAGTGCCGCCGCACTAATTTATCCCATAGTTCTGAGCGATCGCTTAGAAATTATGGTCATTCCTCCCAAAGACAAGGGTAAGCCTTTTAGTGTGTCCAACCGAGCCGATACAGAACAGGTGATGAATGATGTACTGGTGCAGTATCGTTCAGAGTTGATTGATTCTTCCTCAAATGATTATTTAGCCAATGCCCAAAAGTTGTACAACTGGATTATGCGTCCTATTGACGCAGAGTTACAAGCCCGCAAGATCGATACGGTTGTCTTTGTCATGGATTCGGGACTGCGTGTAATTCCTCCAGGAGCGCTTCATGATGGTAAACAGTTTCTAGTCGAACGCTATGCGGCAGTTAATATTGCCGCTTTGCGGTTGACAAGACTTGAAGATCGCGATCGCAAAAATACTCGCATCTTAGCAATGGGTTTGACCGAATCAGTTAGTGGATTTAGTGCTTTGCCTTCTGTAGAGGTTGAAATTCGTACCATTAATTCTGAATTACTAGCAGGTACTTCTTTATTGAATAAAGAATTCACGGTAAGTAATTTGCAGGCTCAGAGATTGCAGAATGATTATGGAATTGTGCATTTGGCAACCCATGGTAAGTTTATCAGTGATAATGCTAATGATTCGTTCATTCAGTTTTGGGATAGTCGGTTAACTTTAGAACGTATTCCTCGATTGCGTTTTGATAGTCCTGTGGTGGAGATGCTAACCCTTAGTGCTTGTGAGACCTCTGTGGGGAATAATTTGGGTATTAGCGGTTTGGCTGTAGATTCAGGCGCTAGAAGTGTCTTGGCTTCTCTCTGGGCGATCTCCGATGCAGGTACAGCGCCATTAATGATTAATTTCTATAAGCTATTTCCTGAGGCTAAAACCAAAGCTTTAGCTCTGCAACAGGCGCAGCGATCGCTGATAGATGGTAGCTTAAGAATTGAAAACAACAAAATTATTGGTATTCAGGGGATTCCTCCCATTTCTCTCAATAACAACGTTGGTAAATTAGATTTGCGCCATCCCTTTTTCTGGGCTCCCTTTGTACTTATTGGCAATTGGCTCTAAAAGAACTACTGCAATTTTCAAACGAGTGCATAAGAGTTTTAAATTTAGGACTTACACAATTAAATCCTGTGGTGATTTCTGCTAGGTTTACTGTCTTTACTCGCATTAGCGCAATCAAGAACATGGACACAAAAACTAATCTTGCTCCATGCCAGTGCAGATGTTGCTGCAATTTTTCGCTAAGAAATAGGTTAATCTCTTCCATCGGGGTTTTATGAATGGTGTAGTTATCTTCTATAAAGTCCCTTCCTGTCTACTTTTGCAACTTTTTGTCCTGTACTAAGATTGACAGGCTATACCTTTGGGAGCTTTTTTGATCTTTTTTATCCCTAATAGCTTCTCAAATACGCTCTTAGACTGCTCATAATTTCTCAAACATATTCAATAAGAGCAATCGACTCCAGTACAAAGTCTGGTAAACCAATTTTTTGCAATTACTCTTAAAGCAAAATCATGCCCCAGCCTACCACCAGTAAATGCATAGCTCAGTGCAAAATCTAAATTTGAACTGTATCGATCCCTAACGATTGAGCGCAATCCCTTTAAATCAAAGACTGGAATTTTTAATTCTTTAGGAAGTGGCTCCATTTCTGACAATTCTTTGAGTGCGATCCATCGGTGATGCCCAGAATCTAAGCTGATTTTACAAGGATTTTGGCGATCGCGAGTCATCAGACTAACAAGAGGGATACCCATCCAACCATGAGCCAAAATACTCGATTTATAAGCACCTACTAAATCTGAGTTGTACTCGTCACGACTACCACATTGACTAAAAGCATTAAAAAAATTTTTTGGCGGAAACCAATAAGCAGATAGCAGCATTTTGCTTACTGTAGTTACCGCATCTAGTTTTTGTTCTTTTGAAAATTTCTCATCATTTTCTTCTCTAAAATGTTGCCATTCAAAATTACTCCAATCTGCTGTTTTTAATAGTAATAATTCTCGATCAAAATCAAAAGCATCAGGTTGTGAAATAGATTCTGCGGAAACCG includes:
- a CDS encoding CHAT domain-containing protein, whose product is MSNRVLLSLAIMISYGYSLQPVSAQIQIDGSTATQVNGNTISPTGSGTVSNGNLFHSFNQFNVTQTGVIFNTGNSNVNGANINNIINRVTGDTPSSILGTIQSRQSFPNANVYLINPNGIVFGQNAKLDIGGSFHANTGTGLTFSNNQTLSVDKNSTVFPSGDPQKILFTINQPAGIINQGNLQVDAGKSITFTGGTIVQTGSLTAPNGNVAITSVLGNRQVELRSPDAVLGLTVESSGLSPDWNGKITDLPNLAALLTSKVPTANQVVIKPDGSLVLVEAVTSPDILVSNGTSVVSGKIDVSSPLFQGGNVGIFGNQVSLVNAKIDASGLTGGGTVLVGGNLQGKGIQPNAVRTFVDSSSMINVSAILNGNGGKAIIWADRSTEFLGTIVANAGDTSGNGGFVEVSGKESLNYRGSVSTLAPNGKIGSLLLDPTNINIVLIPLLPEDINVTLINNALSNVILQATNDINFQTSVNVSAVGVGLTAQAGRDINFNDSISTNGGALNFSAGRNIIGANLTGNISTSSSIVNAGNVTLAADGNIIVNSIQATSTVGDGGNVTLAAGGKIQTTGASLFAGISYSIVTNSSTVGNAGNISLTSTNGEIDVSSDRVQAVAFNGNSGNITFNAFGDITTGSGIFPFAAVASFIAFGGSGNAGFISFTSTAGSIDTSQGYVDASGNNITFRAAQNIRTQQLNAIGTNVGGTISLISTGGSIDTSIGSGVLRVDATNGSAGNILIQAAGDIKTRLVNAQPVTGLGGKVEMISGSSIDTTLGAITVNGSNGDAGSIFLQSFGNISTGQLTAGVLTGTGNAGQITLISSNGAINTSTSTVRARTLSGVNGLGGKISFQSDGNITTGEILATGSLGGGTVKLTSQNGAINTIPGVNIDTSSTVGNGGDIIFSAYSSITTNALIAKSDFGNGGRIDLDPIGDIVFTYADTSGAIQGGNFRAFSSGGNIRATSTNPLLGSCFGSSICTAGGTGGLVFIRHGGLNPFIIGDPSKNGTLGTVTTGTSTLELGKVIPVGTSIFAQGNIAIAPSGNAVLEPPSSDNDKVWKLSDVDEQKLLGIRNVLKEQVDLAFQKQDLAKAFDLIERAYVSELEIFLGNSLKVKPIDIANAQDILGDIAKRTGSAAALIYPIVLSDRLEIMVIPPKDKGKPFSVSNRADTEQVMNDVLVQYRSELIDSSSNDYLANAQKLYNWIMRPIDAELQARKIDTVVFVMDSGLRVIPPGALHDGKQFLVERYAAVNIAALRLTRLEDRDRKNTRILAMGLTESVSGFSALPSVEVEIRTINSELLAGTSLLNKEFTVSNLQAQRLQNDYGIVHLATHGKFISDNANDSFIQFWDSRLTLERIPRLRFDSPVVEMLTLSACETSVGNNLGISGLAVDSGARSVLASLWAISDAGTAPLMINFYKLFPEAKTKALALQQAQRSLIDGSLRIENNKIIGIQGIPPISLNNNVGKLDLRHPFFWAPFVLIGNWL